In a genomic window of Aestuariirhabdus haliotis:
- a CDS encoding YggS family pyridoxal phosphate-dependent enzyme, protein MPQIAANFAQVRQRIEDARKRFNRSDSVELLAVSKTKPVSLIEQAWQCGQRHFGENYLQEALEKIEQLKDKGIHWHFIGSIQSNKTGLLAQHFDWVHCVDRAKIAHRLNDARGGERSPLNICLQVNISGETSKAGVSLDELPQLANEVARYPNLALRGLMTIPASSDDFSTQQRPFAQVADALKTLQQQLPEQPLDTLSMGMSNDLEAAIAQGATFVRVGTALFGTRAPIERTP, encoded by the coding sequence ATGCCACAAATCGCTGCAAATTTTGCCCAAGTGCGACAGCGTATCGAAGACGCCCGGAAGCGTTTTAACCGTTCAGATTCAGTCGAACTGCTAGCGGTTAGCAAAACCAAACCGGTGTCATTAATCGAACAGGCCTGGCAATGCGGCCAACGGCATTTTGGTGAGAATTACCTCCAGGAAGCGCTGGAAAAAATCGAGCAGCTGAAAGACAAGGGCATTCACTGGCATTTTATTGGCTCAATCCAGTCCAACAAAACCGGTCTGTTAGCGCAACATTTCGACTGGGTGCACTGCGTCGATCGCGCAAAAATAGCTCACCGTTTAAATGACGCCCGTGGCGGCGAACGCTCCCCCCTTAACATTTGCCTGCAAGTGAACATCAGTGGCGAAACCAGCAAAGCCGGTGTCAGCCTCGACGAACTGCCGCAGTTGGCTAACGAAGTTGCCCGCTACCCAAATCTGGCCCTGAGGGGATTAATGACAATCCCTGCCAGTAGTGATGATTTCTCTACCCAGCAACGTCCCTTCGCCCAGGTTGCCGATGCCTTGAAAACCCTTCAACAACAATTACCAGAACAACCGCTGGATACCCTGTCGATGGGTATGAGCAATGATCTAGAAGCCGCCATTGCCCAAGGCGCAACCTTTGTCCGTGTCGGGACCGCCCTGTTCGGCACCCGAGCCCCTATTGAAAGGACTCCCTGA